The sequence TGCTCACTCTTTGACCATGAGCGGCCGGGCAACCGAACGCAATCCGGGACGCACCCGCCGGGGTCCCGCGGGGAACGCGGGCGGACGGGAGACGGGCCGGGTGCGGACGGGGGACCGTGTGGTCGCCGGCCGCGCTCCCGGCCCGGTACTCCCGCAGCGGGCGGGCGACGCCCCCTAGCCGCGCTCCTCCTGCGTACGGGCGGCCCGGCGGGAGCGCAGGATCTCGGCCAGCAGCGGGATCACGGAGACGACGACGATCAACGCGACCAGCGGCAGGAGATAGCGGTCGACGTTCGGGATGGAGGACCCCAGCGCATATCCGCCGAGCGTGAGGCCGAGGCTCCACACCAGGCCGCCGGCCGTCTGCCACACCGTGAACGTGCGCGTCGGCACGCCCAGCGCGCCCGCCATCGGGTTGAGCACCGTGCGCACCACCGGCACGAAGCGGGCCAGTACGACCGCCTTGGCGTGGCCGTAGCGCTCCAGCAGCTCCTCGGCCCGCTGGGCCCCCTCGAGCAGCCGCTTCGACCGGCTGCGGGCGAGCAGCGTCCCGCCCGCCTTCCGGCCGAGGAGGAACCCGAACTGGGCGCCGGCCAGTGCGCCGACGGCCGCCGAGACCAGCAGCGGGCCCAGCGAGAGATGGACGCTCTGGTCGGCCGTTCCCGTGCAGAGCAGGCCTGCGGTGAACAGCAGGGAGTCTCCGGGCAGGAAGAAGCCGATGAGCAGCCCTGTCTCGGCGAACATCACCACGCCGACGCCCAGGACGCCGAACGCGGCCAGCAGCGAATGGGCGTCCAGTACGTTGACGGCCAGCTGCGCAGCGAGGTGCGTCGGTGTGGTCATAGGCCCCGAGCCTTCCTGAGAGTGACTACAAACATGTAGACGTTCCGATGAACTGTAGACGAGTGGGGAGAGTGAAGCGTTCCCGGTGCCTAACGGCCGCGGCGGTCCGTGGCACCGGTACGGGCAGGGTGAACATCATGCACCGGGTCGACGCCGGGCAGGCCGTGGTCGCACAGCCGGCCGACCTCGTAGCCCTGCTCCTCGCAGGTGTCGAGGATGCGGGGGACGGCGCCCAGGGCCGAACGCCAGGCGCCCGGGGCGGAGGTGCAGTCCGAGTCGTGCAGCAGGATCGTGCCACCGCCGTCCAGGTCCGCGGTCACCGTCCGGTAAACCGACTCCGGTGTGGCCCGGGCGGTCCAGTCCTCGCCCCAGCAGGTCCACAGCACCGGCGTGAGCCCGAGGCACCGTGCCGCCACATGGGCGGCGGCGGACATGACGCCGTACGGCGGCCGGAAGAGCGTCGGCCGTGTACCGGTGATGCCGGCGACCGTGTCGCGGGCGCGGGCGAAGTCGTCGTACGTCGCGCGCGGGCCG comes from Streptomyces sp. FXJ1.172 and encodes:
- a CDS encoding polysaccharide deacetylase family protein, which codes for MTITRPLRTAALAALPAAALAAVHCAPVVSTFGPLRNRTMPRLSGRGRPDHVALTFDDGPDPLSTPFFLRLLDRRGVRATFFLLGSEAHRSPGVVREIAAAGHEIGIHGWRHRPLLLRGPRATYDDFARARDTVAGITGTRPTLFRPPYGVMSAAAHVAARCLGLTPVLWTCWGEDWTARATPESVYRTVTADLDGGGTILLHDSDCTSAPGAWRSALGAVPRILDTCEEQGYEVGRLCDHGLPGVDPVHDVHPARTGATDRRGR
- a CDS encoding DedA family protein; this translates as MTTPTHLAAQLAVNVLDAHSLLAAFGVLGVGVVMFAETGLLIGFFLPGDSLLFTAGLLCTGTADQSVHLSLGPLLVSAAVGALAGAQFGFLLGRKAGGTLLARSRSKRLLEGAQRAEELLERYGHAKAVVLARFVPVVRTVLNPMAGALGVPTRTFTVWQTAGGLVWSLGLTLGGYALGSSIPNVDRYLLPLVALIVVVSVIPLLAEILRSRRAARTQEERG